The following proteins are co-located in the Bosea sp. AS-1 genome:
- a CDS encoding metalloregulator ArsR/SmtB family transcription factor produces the protein MLTTQNAAAQLEALGNPTRLSLYRLLVRAGHEGLSVGQCQQRLEVAASTLSHHVKALVIVGLVSQERDGTSLICRANYDRMNALVEFLVAECCVDSQCGSNQSAA, from the coding sequence ATGCTCACAACCCAGAACGCAGCCGCTCAACTTGAAGCCCTCGGCAATCCGACGCGGCTTTCGCTCTACCGTCTTCTCGTAAGAGCCGGGCACGAGGGGCTATCCGTCGGACAGTGCCAACAACGACTTGAGGTCGCGGCCTCAACGCTTTCCCATCACGTGAAAGCGCTCGTCATCGTCGGCTTGGTCAGTCAGGAGCGCGACGGCACCAGCCTCATCTGCCGCGCCAACTACGACCGGATGAATGCCCTCGTCGAGTTTCTCGTCGCCGAATGCTGCGTCGACAGCCAGTGCGGCTCTAACCAGAGCGCTGCGTGA